From one Triticum urartu cultivar G1812 chromosome 3, Tu2.1, whole genome shotgun sequence genomic stretch:
- the LOC125546870 gene encoding protein MAIN-LIKE 2-like, whose protein sequence is MVWLLDDVYDTKHRAFMMREKEMKLEPLKIRYHGVSGPAMPYDERYTPYIKQAGLLLWIQLVSRSTPNLNAPLVSALADRWRPETHSFHLRTGEMNVTLEDVSLITGLAIDGMPLCMSTDSDGWREQMITLISMAPTEAEADVEEGEEKKKKERKASGAAFTWIQTHFATCPPDATDDVIQTHARVYMWYVVSRTLFPDSTGKNAPWMWLKALTIFDSKWSWGSATLAYLYRQVVGL, encoded by the exons ATGGTTTGGCTTCTCGATGATGTCTACGACACGAAACACCGGGCCTTCATGATGCGCGAGAAGGAGATG AAGCTTGAACCTTTGAAGATTCGGTATCACGGGGTCTCTGGTCCTGCCATGCCTTACGATGAGAGGTACACACCGTACATCAAGCAGGCAGGACTACTCCTGTGGATTCAGTTGGTCAGCCGGTCCACGCCGAATCTGAACGCTCCACTGGTGTCCGCTCTTGCTGATCGGTGGAGGCCGGAGACGCATAGTTTCCATCTTCGGACTGGGGAGATGAATGTGACGCTCGAGGATGTCTCGTTGATCACCGGTCTTGCTATTGACGGGATGCCTCTCTGTATGAGCACCGATTCTGATGGGTGGCGCGAGCAGATGATTACTCTTATCAGTATGGCTCCTACCGAGGCTGAGGCTGATGTAGAGGAGggagaagaaaagaagaagaaggaaaggaaagCATCCGGAGCTGCTTTCACGTGGATTCAAACTCACTTTGCGACATGCCCTCCGGATGCCACTGATGACGTGATCCAGACACATGCTCGTGTCTACATGTGGTATGTTGTGTCGAGGACTTTGTTTCCTGACTCCACTGGCAAGAACGCTCCATGGATGTGGCTGAAGGCGTTGACCATCTTCGATAGCAAATGGAGCTGGGGTTCAGCGACTCTTGCCTACTTGTATCGACAGGTAGTTGGTCT TTAA
- the LOC125544369 gene encoding cytochrome b561 domain-containing protein At4g18260-like isoform X2 translates to MLVSGRRRLLVLCTSFVILSLLTLPSDGSSNSTEDLDQSRNKTGHPLELTPRTAFQLKLHALFHWSSFGLLMPVGILLVRMSSKSKSGRCSRVLFYCHVISQIAAVLLATGGAALSLMNFENSFSNSHQRVGLALYGFMWLQPIIGFFRPERGVKGRSLWFFFHWLLGIAVCATGIANVYSGLRTYHKRTAKSVSLWTGLLTDLSYNSSERAGHGARVKSSNKRRQKSV, encoded by the exons ATGCTGGTGTCCGGGAGAAGACGACTGCTCGTCCTGTGCACAAGCTTTGTGATTCTTTCGCTTCTCACGCTGCCGTCCGATGGCTCGTCGAATTCCACGGAGGATCTCGATCAAAGCCGCAACAAGACCGGGCATCCTCTCGAG tTGACGCCTAGAACAGCATTTCAGCTCAAGCTACACGCATTGTTCCACTGGTCTTCTTTCGGACTCTTGATGCCTGTGGGGATATTGCTGGTCAGGATGTCGAGCAAATCAAAAAGCGGCAGATGCAGCAGAGTGCTCTTCTATTGCCATGTCATTTCTCAG ATCGCGGCTGTACTTCTCGCTACTGGCGGCGCGGCTCTGTCCTTGATGAACTTTGAGAACTCCTTCAGTAACAGTCACCAGAGAGTAGGATTGGCATTGTATGGATTCATGTGGCTTCAGCCAATCATCGGTTTCTTCAGACCAGAAAG AGGTGTCAAGGGAAGGAGCCTGTGGTTCTTCTTCCACTGGCTCCTCGGCATCGCAGTTTGCGCCACTGGCATCGCAAATGTCTACTCTGGCCTCCGCACGTACCACAAGAGAACCGCTAAGAGCGTGAGCCTTTGGACCGGCCTCCTTACA GACCTATCCTACAACTCTTCGGAAAGAGCTGGGCATGGTGCAAGAGTGAAGTCTTCAAATAAGAGAAGACAGAAGTCAGTGTGA
- the LOC125544369 gene encoding cytochrome b561 domain-containing protein At4g18260-like isoform X1 produces MLVSGRRRLLVLCTSFVILSLLTLPSDGSSNSTEDLDQSRNKTGHPLELTPRTAFQLKLHALFHWSSFGLLMPVGILLVRMSSKSKSGRCSRVLFYCHVISQIAAVLLATGGAALSLMNFENSFSNSHQRVGLALYGFMWLQPIIGFFRPERGVKGRSLWFFFHWLLGIAVCATGIANVYSGLRTYHKRTAKSVSLWTGLLTVEISFLAFFYLLIDRWSYMIKQGHLPVEQLRPNDNHRTYPTTLRKELGMVQE; encoded by the exons ATGCTGGTGTCCGGGAGAAGACGACTGCTCGTCCTGTGCACAAGCTTTGTGATTCTTTCGCTTCTCACGCTGCCGTCCGATGGCTCGTCGAATTCCACGGAGGATCTCGATCAAAGCCGCAACAAGACCGGGCATCCTCTCGAG tTGACGCCTAGAACAGCATTTCAGCTCAAGCTACACGCATTGTTCCACTGGTCTTCTTTCGGACTCTTGATGCCTGTGGGGATATTGCTGGTCAGGATGTCGAGCAAATCAAAAAGCGGCAGATGCAGCAGAGTGCTCTTCTATTGCCATGTCATTTCTCAG ATCGCGGCTGTACTTCTCGCTACTGGCGGCGCGGCTCTGTCCTTGATGAACTTTGAGAACTCCTTCAGTAACAGTCACCAGAGAGTAGGATTGGCATTGTATGGATTCATGTGGCTTCAGCCAATCATCGGTTTCTTCAGACCAGAAAG AGGTGTCAAGGGAAGGAGCCTGTGGTTCTTCTTCCACTGGCTCCTCGGCATCGCAGTTTGCGCCACTGGCATCGCAAATGTCTACTCTGGCCTCCGCACGTACCACAAGAGAACCGCTAAGAGCGTGAGCCTTTGGACCGGCCTCCTTACAGTTGAGATCTCCTTCCTAGCTTTTTTCTACCTCTTGATAGATAGGTGGAGCTACATGATCAAGCAAGGACATCTCCCGGTCGAGCAACTAAGACCAAACGATAATCACAGGACCTATCCTACAACTCTTCGGAAAGAGCTGGGCATGGTGCAAGAGTGA